In Thunnus maccoyii chromosome 11, fThuMac1.1, whole genome shotgun sequence, one genomic interval encodes:
- the LOC121907196 gene encoding GTPase IMAP family member 8-like encodes MEEKVSVTHRAQTRKGGKHCLQELRIVLLGHDWLEKSSTGNTILGRKMFDISRDVKMCVRRQGVLGDGRRIIVVNTPERWIHYSVRDPGLVNVNMATCMSMCPPGPHAVLIVIPVDSHRGKEWTVEGPLELLNGTLWRNTIVIFTRCERLRGASVGDFIARHRFLKEGLDKCGHRYHILDTSTWGKDDDTQVAELLEKIDAMVAGNAKAGGAGYVTTNEEVTRITERERKAVEERATLRRMNVQDARNTLRSLMGEYPPISMLRILIVGPKQVGKSSAGNIIVGDEVFQARHPTSQCTERQGDVHKKRVTVVDTPGWNGRYCSEDTPQEVQQQITHSASIYNPHAVLVVVRSDETYTETDRLKVEEHLSVLGAWVWTRTIVLFMWGEKLGFTPIEEHIERWPALQWLLDKCGNRYHVFNNSNKVGDIQVGDLLAKIEETEVENDSRYLLSSFMKVQESNRKLNQSSKMIAQQLMKVKEENDLLKQTVEEKERMIEDMIKTAMEKDKQIETLKVTTEMEREAEERRKKDHEEEIGIKLKEAERENNQLKQVNMERQKMITSLGERCAEKDDVIKAMKESSEVKETAPKKQEQQIAALMKLCKNKDEALDQMMVDHKREVKELKETIGELKRSNEDAKKALKANIEGTQMQIQKKETDTVHHHTKTLMNLKTLVELSRQQKWPFTVPANHSGDTTKPITETEQKRQDTDTMRPHEKRETINQMWQPETYSTLSSLRAGGAALGAAVGAIAGYYKVTTELRARSAIGAAVGALLGSLLVQGAWPQEKKMGSDSGSK; translated from the exons ATGGAGGAGAAGGTTTCAGTGACCCACAGAGCACAAACACGGAAAG GAGGCAAACACTGTCTTCAGGAGCTGAGGATTGTCCTCCTGGGGCACGACTGGCTGGAGAAGAGTTCAACAGGTAATACCATCCTCGGCCGAAAGATGTTTGACATCAGCAGAGATGTGAAGATGTGCGTCCGGAGACAGGGTGTTCTTGGCGATGGGCGCCGAATCATTGTGGTCAACACCCCTGAAAGGTGGATCCACTACTCTGTCCGTGACCCTGGCCTGGTGAATGTGAACATGGCAACCTGCATGTCCATGTGCCCGCCAGGACCTCACGCTGTCCTCATAGTCATACCCGTGGACTCTCACCGAGGCAAGGAGTGGACAGTTGAGGGACCTCTGGAGCTGCTTAATGGCACACTGTGGAGAAACACAATAGTAATATTCACCAGATGTGAGAGACTGAGGGGAGCGTCTGTGGGGGATTTCATTGCAAGACATCGGTTTCTCAAGGAGGGTTTGGACAAGTGTGGACATAGGTACCACATTCTAGACACAAGCACTTGGGGAAAAGATGATGACACTCAGGTTGCAGAGCTTTTGGAGAAGATCGATGCAATGGTGGCAGGAAATGCAAAGGCAGGAGGAGCTGGTTATGTGACTACAAATGAGGAAGTCACGAGAATAACTGAGAGGGAAAGGAAAGCGGTAGAAGAGAGGGCGACTCTGAGGCGAATGAATGTGCAAGACGCCAGAAATACACTCAGATCTCTCATGG GAGAGTACCCTCCGATTTCTATGCTTCGAATTCTGATTGTGGGACCAAAGCAGGTTGGAAAGAGCTCAGCTGGAAACATCATTGTTGGTGATGAAGTCTTTCAAGCCAGACATCCAACATCCCAATGTACTGAGAGACAGGGTGACGTTCACAAAAAGCGAGTCACTGTGGTTGATACTCCTGGCTGGAATGGGAGATACTGCTCTGAGGACACTCCACAGGAAGTTCAACAGCAAATTACCCACAGTGCATCTATATATAATCCTCATGCTGTCCTCGTGGTTGTACGTAGCGACGAGACCTACACTGAAACCGACCGGCTAAAAGTGGAGGAACACTTGAGCGTGCTCGGAGCTTGGGTATGGACTCGAACCATTGTGCTGTTCATGTGGGGAGAAAAACTGGGCTTCACTCCCATTGAGGAGCACATTGAGAGATGGCCTGCCCTACAGTGGTTGCTTGACAAATGTGGGAATAGATACCATGTTTTTAATAACTCAAACAAAGTTGGAGACATTCAGGTGGGAGATCTGCTGGCGAAGATTGAGGAAACTGAGGTGGAAAATGATAGTAGATACTTGCTGAGTAGTTTCATGAAAGTCCAAGAAAGCAACAGAAAGCTGAATCAGAGCTCCAAAATGATTGCACAACAGCTCATGAAGGTGAAGGAAGAAAATGATCTCCTAAAGCAAACAGttgaggagaaggagagaatgaTAGAGGACATGATTAAGACAGCTATGGAGAAAGATAAGCAGATTGAAACTCTGAAGGTGAcaacagagatggagagggaggcAGAAGAGAGACGAAAGAAAGACCATGAAGAAGAGATtggtataaaattaaaggaggCTGAGAGGGAAAACAACCAGCTCAAACAAGTCAATATGGAGAGACAAAAAATGATAACAAGCCTGGGTGAAAGATGTGCTGAGAAAGATGATGTGATAAAAGCAATGAAGGAAAGCAGCGAGGTAAAAGAGACAGCGCCAAAGAAACAAGAGCAACAGATCGCAGCCTTAATGAAACTATGTAAAAACAAAGACGAAGCACTGGACCAAATGATGGTGGATCACAAAAGAGAAGTGAAAGAGCTCAAAGAGACAATTGGAGAGCTGAAGAGAAGCAATGAAGATGCAAAGAAGGCGTTGAAAGCCAATATTGAAGGGACACagatgcaaatacagaaaaaagaaactgacacTGTGCACCACCACACGAAAACATTGATGAACCTCAAGACACTTGTGGAGCTCAGCAGACAACAGAAATGGCCATTCACAGTGCCTGCGAATCACAGTGGAGACACCACTAAACCAA TTacagagacagaacagaaaaggcAGGACACTGACACCATGCGGCCACATGAGAAG AGAGAGACCATA